A stretch of Candidatus Hinthialibacter antarcticus DNA encodes these proteins:
- a CDS encoding glycosyl hydrolase 53 family protein, whose translation MKSQRLLLACLPCLIVWMGCSSEKSVEVGPLQPIESRSFYMGFTPFPSDITIDAVVAAQQFAVQHGDLISHHLEQGVPWTEALSNQPYHEKLINEWNSRVEYSKGKKIFLSLNALNDGRNGLAMYRGEKDNMPLPEAFVGKALNDPDVKTAYLNFCRRAIETFKPDYFAIGIEVNELIHNAPDQWPAYKELYLFIYQELKAAYPDLPLMATVSLHNLTNKGWKDLEFQQKEIKELLESIDILGISFYPFMAGYNERPVEQLQWLREFTDKPIAISETGYLAETLTLDSYNLKIPGSQAKQLAYIETLLDAAQNDDYLFVVQFLTRDYDALWNSIQSFAPEAFKVWRDTGMEDERGVPRPALQVWDHYHNAPYKRTHTDTE comes from the coding sequence ATGAAATCGCAACGGCTTCTTTTGGCTTGCCTGCCTTGCCTCATCGTTTGGATGGGGTGTTCTTCTGAGAAATCGGTCGAGGTCGGGCCGCTGCAGCCGATCGAATCCCGCTCATTCTATATGGGCTTCACGCCGTTTCCGTCTGATATCACGATTGACGCCGTTGTCGCCGCGCAGCAGTTTGCCGTTCAACACGGCGACTTGATCTCTCACCATCTCGAGCAGGGCGTGCCCTGGACGGAAGCGCTCAGCAATCAGCCCTACCATGAAAAATTAATCAATGAGTGGAATAGCCGGGTTGAGTATTCCAAAGGGAAAAAGATATTTCTGTCGCTCAATGCGCTCAACGACGGCCGCAATGGACTGGCAATGTATCGCGGCGAAAAAGACAACATGCCGCTGCCGGAGGCGTTTGTCGGCAAGGCGCTCAATGACCCCGATGTGAAAACCGCGTATCTGAATTTTTGCCGACGCGCCATTGAGACCTTCAAGCCCGATTATTTCGCCATCGGTATCGAAGTCAACGAACTGATTCACAATGCGCCTGACCAATGGCCTGCGTACAAAGAGTTGTACTTATTTATTTATCAGGAACTCAAAGCCGCGTATCCCGATTTGCCGTTGATGGCGACGGTCTCGCTGCATAATTTGACGAACAAAGGCTGGAAAGACCTCGAATTTCAACAGAAAGAAATTAAAGAACTGCTGGAATCTATCGACATTCTGGGCATCAGTTTTTATCCCTTCATGGCTGGATATAACGAGCGCCCGGTCGAACAATTACAGTGGCTGCGTGAATTTACTGACAAGCCGATTGCGATTTCAGAAACAGGTTATCTGGCTGAGACGCTGACGCTTGATTCGTATAATCTGAAAATTCCCGGTTCGCAGGCGAAGCAGTTGGCGTATATCGAGACGCTTTTAGATGCGGCGCAGAATGACGACTATCTCTTCGTCGTGCAGTTTTTAACCCGCGACTACGACGCGCTATGGAACTCGATCCAGTCGTTTGCGCCGGAAGCGTTTAAGGTGTG
- a CDS encoding metallophosphoesterase family protein, translated as MPIQRFGFISDTHGEVHPALTELFAGVQAIYHGGDVVGAQVLDALNAIAPTFAVAGNCDSLGDGLPLSRVVDAPFGRIGIAHGHLYSADKIQRYRQMLTEFKGDDVRVILTGHSHQQHLEFSNNIFLVNPGSASRPRLKMQSSVCMMEWDPQTDLLRFDFVPLKC; from the coding sequence ATGCCGATTCAACGGTTTGGATTCATCAGCGACACCCACGGCGAAGTCCATCCGGCTCTCACCGAATTGTTCGCGGGCGTACAAGCGATTTATCATGGCGGCGACGTGGTCGGCGCTCAAGTCTTGGATGCGCTCAATGCCATTGCGCCTACCTTCGCGGTTGCGGGCAACTGCGATTCGCTCGGCGATGGGCTTCCCCTATCGCGCGTAGTAGACGCTCCCTTTGGACGAATTGGCATTGCGCACGGGCACCTGTATTCAGCCGACAAAATACAGCGTTACCGCCAGATGCTAACGGAATTCAAAGGCGACGACGTGCGCGTGATCCTCACTGGACACAGCCATCAACAGCATTTGGAATTCAGCAATAATATTTTCCTCGTCAATCCCGGCTCGGCGTCGCGTCCGCGTTTAAAGATGCAATCATCCGTCTGCATGATGGAATGGGACCCGCAGACGGACTTGTTGCGGTTTGATTTTGTTCCGCTGAAATGCTAA